One region of Callithrix jacchus isolate 240 chromosome 16, calJac240_pri, whole genome shotgun sequence genomic DNA includes:
- the LOC128929857 gene encoding LOW QUALITY PROTEIN: putative uncharacterized protein ZNF252P-AS1 (The sequence of the model RefSeq protein was modified relative to this genomic sequence to represent the inferred CDS: substituted 2 bases at 2 genomic stop codons): MHRCQGGWTTARGPAHSAASAGASHHPRPARPSVNTKRALPAAGLRASSTGHLGRGVRPSAPEPRHRPCPPQRCFGTSAPGALARDSLSSTAGREGAKTLNPVPQKPKPSGSEMPNLNFRPALQLTNQSNYRFRESALGGSEYSVLPQFCSFLVRRYKPSGGIAGXDGAGAEVSPAACSGKGRKGPNNEHPCGRSSAGSCSLDSGPGLSXPRTSHRALSPSLGRLSPHLQVVTKLRIQLAPTVHLALLTCSLLILPPSREGCCHGSNEEAEVQDDFRPVPVEMEFENQPLAEMRVRNGRRAGVKQREGRGRVPRGPVRSTGQEGGLSKIERKAACRQRDSGSIKTSGNEAGRGGSRL; the protein is encoded by the exons ATGCACAGGTGTCAG GGAGGGTGGACTACAGCCCGCGGACCTGCACACTCCGCCGCCTCCGCTGGTGCCTCACACCACCCTCGCCCTGCCCGCCCCTCGGTCAACACAAAGCGGGCGCTCCCCGCGGCCGGCCTCCGCGCGTCCTCCACGGGTCACTTAGGCCGCGGCGTGCGTCCTTCAGCCCCTGAGCCCCGGCACCGTCCCTGCCCGCCCCAGCGCTGCTTTGGCACCTCCGCACCAGGCGCCCTCGCTCGGGACTCACTCAGCTCGACTGCGGGAAGGGAAGGAGCAAAAACGCTAAATCCCGTGCCGCAGAAACCCAAACCCAGTGGATCTGAAATGCCTAATCTGAACTTCCGCCCCGCCCTTCAGCTCACCAATCAATCAAATTACAGGTTTCGTGAGTCCGCTCTAGGCGGCTCAGAGTACTCTGTGCTCCCGCAGTTCTGTTCTTTCCTGGTGCGTCGGTACAAGCCCTCCGGCGGAATCGCCGGGTAGGACGGCGCAGGCGCAGAGGTGTCGCCGGCTGCGTGCAGCggcaaaggaaggaagggacccAACAACGAGCATCCCTGCGGACGCTCCTCGGCCGGAAGCTGTTCCCTGGACTCTGGGCCCGGCCTTTCCTGACCTAGGACGTCTCACCGCGCACTGTCCCCCTCTCTCGGGCGCCTTTCCCCTCACCTCCAAGTAGTAACGAAGCTCAGAATACAGCTCGCGCCCACTGTGCACCTAGCGCTTCTCACTTGTAGTCTTTTGATCTTACCTCCCTCTCGAGAAGGCTGCTGCCATGGCTCAAATGAGGAAGCCGAGGTACAGGACGATTTCAGACCTGTTCCGGTGGAGATGGAATTCGAGAACCAACCGCTTGCCGAGATGCGCGTGCGGAACGGGCGGCGGGCGGGGGTGAagcagagggaggggagaggccgGGTACCACGCGGGCCGGTGAGGAGCACGGGCCAGGAGGGAGGACTTAGCAAAATCGAAAGGAAAGCAGCCTGTCGTCAGCGGGACAGTGGGAGCATTAAGACATCAGGgaatgaggccgggcgtggtggctcacgcctgtaa